The following proteins are encoded in a genomic region of Kiritimatiellia bacterium:
- a CDS encoding sigma-70 family RNA polymerase sigma factor, whose product MTEATTSEQASPAALAAEERDLVRKAQQGDVNAYDALVRRYQGKIYALAYNMTGNKEDAEDRVQDVFIKAFQSLGHFKGESSFYTWLYRIAVNRTINFLKTRKNRFALSLNDMDAGAERDPAYVELRARESPVRDVSLLELQEKLNAALLTLSEKHRVVVIMHDIQGIPHEEIASMMGCSQGTIRSRLFYARQQLQKELKDFAP is encoded by the coding sequence ATGACAGAGGCAACAACCAGCGAGCAGGCGAGCCCGGCAGCGTTGGCCGCCGAGGAGCGGGACCTGGTTCGGAAGGCGCAGCAGGGCGACGTGAACGCCTACGACGCGCTGGTCCGGCGCTACCAGGGCAAGATCTATGCCCTCGCCTACAATATGACCGGGAACAAGGAGGACGCGGAGGATCGCGTCCAGGACGTGTTCATCAAGGCTTTTCAGTCGCTGGGGCATTTCAAGGGCGAGTCGTCGTTCTACACCTGGCTGTATCGCATTGCCGTGAACCGCACGATCAATTTCCTGAAGACACGCAAGAACCGTTTCGCGTTGAGCCTGAACGATATGGACGCGGGCGCCGAGCGCGACCCCGCGTACGTGGAACTGCGGGCCCGGGAATCGCCCGTGCGCGACGTGTCGTTGCTGGAACTGCAGGAAAAATTGAACGCGGCGCTGCTGACGTTGTCAGAGAAACACAGAGTGGTTGTCATCATGCACGATATACAGGGCATACCGCACGAAGAGATCGCCAGCATGATGGGGTGCTCACAAGGGACGATACGATCGCGTCTTTTCTATGCCCGCCAGCAGCTGCAAAAAGAACTGAAGGACTTTGCGCCATGA